One genomic window of Struthio camelus isolate bStrCam1 chromosome 1, bStrCam1.hap1, whole genome shotgun sequence includes the following:
- the P3H3 gene encoding prolyl 3-hydroxylase 3, with protein sequence MASLLLPLLLALAATSAATGRLVPYDLLYADGVRAYLAREWAQAAELLQRSLHSYAGLREARRACRHACRDEAAFVQGPAVPWDAAFFDRVLQRADCLQHCLGRRLGGPPSAHRVSHAVQRDFEQREPYNYLQVAFFQLKKLDQAVSAAHTFFVANPQHLQMREDIEKYRRMSGVKSDSFRDLEATPLWEAYEAGVQHYDADEYLQAVARLEESLREALSALEECRALCEGPWEEEEEEVEEEVEEEVEEEEKEMQPGLYEAIAAHYVQVLKCRQQCVLEIATKPGRISATEDFIPSHLDLLQFAYDQVGNQTMAAECAASYLLFYPMDEPMLEKMNQYRTELGEDTAITARENIQHYVQRSLMEKKLIYYAVEHLGGTFNDPDLWTPDELIPEKVKEQHREDQEKQKQETLDVEEREKRGSLPFDGVTVTMDSRQMNGTQRVVFDQVLTESECRDLLRLTKAAGGTGDGYRGRRSPHTPHERFEGLTVLKAMQLAQNGDVDWKDAKLLLQASEKSRKIIESYFTPGKKLHFSFTHLVCRTAVEGEQEGRMDLSHPVHADNCLLDPEGSECWREPPAYVYRDYSGILYLNDDFQGGGLFFTELDTVTVTAKVYPKCGRLVAFSSGKENPHGVWAVSHGRRCAVALWYTHSQEHAEQERVKAEELMEQRAVEQGKPDRQLHQGADRSSRSSSESSMPSDRARPTSRRHKPGSNGAQRPKELRPKDEF encoded by the exons ATGGCCTCCCTGCTcctcccgctgctgctcgccctcgCCGCCACGTCCGCGGCCACGGGCCGCCTGGTCCCCTACGACCTGCTCTACGCGGACGGCGTGCGCGCCTACTTGGCGCGGGAGTGGGCGCAGGCGGCCGAGCTGCTGCAGCGCTCACTGCACAGCTACGCGGGACTGCGGGAGGCCCGCCGCGCCTGCCGCCACGCCTGCCGCGACGAGGCGGCCTTCGTGCAGGGGCCAGCGGTGCCCTGGGACGCCGCCTTCTTCGACCGGGTGCTGCAGCGCGCCGACTGCCTGCAACACTGCCTGggccgccggctcggcgggccGCCCTCGGCGCATCGCGTCAGCCACGCCGTCCAGCGGGACTTTGAGCAGCGGGAGCCCTACAACTACCTCCAGGTGGCCTTCTTCCAG ctgaagaAGCTGGATCAAGCCGTATCCGCAGCTCACACGTTCTTTGTCGCAAATCCCCAGCACCTCCAGATGCGTGAGGACATAGAGAAATACCGCCGTATGTCAGGAGTGAAATCAGACAGCTTCCGGGATCTGGAGGCCACACCACTCTGG GAGGCGTATGAGGCTGGGGTGCAGCACTACGATGCAGATGAGTACCTGCAGGCTGTGGCCAGGCTGGAGGAATCACTCAGAGAGGCGCTCTCAGCACTGGAAGAGTGTCGTGCCCTTTGTGAAGGaccttgggaggaggaggaggaggaggtggaggaggaggtggaggaggaggtggaggaagaggagaaggagatgcAGCCTGGCCTCTATGAAGCAATTGCAG CCCATTATGTCCAGGTCTTGAAGTGCAGACAGCAATGTGTGCTTGAAATTGCCACAAAGCCGGGGCGGATTTCGGCCACAGAAGACTTCATACCCTCCCATCTTGATTTATTGCAGTTTGCCTACGATCAAG TTGGAAACCAGACAATGGCTGCTGAATGTGCTGCTTCCTACTTGCTCTTCTATCCCATGGATGAGCCAATGTTGGAGAAAATGAATCAGTATCGCACAGAACTGGGGGAGGACACAGCTATCACAGCCAGAGAG AATATTCAGCATTACGTGCAGAGATCTCTGATGGAGAAGAAGTTGATTTACTATGCAGTGGAGCATCTAGGAGGAACTTTTAATGACCCT GATCTTTGGACTCCAGATGAGCTTATTCCTGAAAAAGTAAAGGAGCAACACAG AGAGGATCAggagaagcaaaagcaggagactctggatgtggaagagagggagaagaggg GTTCTTTGCCTTTTGATGGTGTCACTGTTACCATGGACTCCCGTCAGATGAATGGAACCCAGAGGGTTGTGTTTGACCAAGTCCTGACAGAGTCTGAGTGTAGGGATCTTCTCCGGCTGACAAAG GCAGCTGGAGGAACTGGAGATGGCTACCGGGGAAGACGGTCCCCTCACACCCCACACGAGAGATTTGAAGGGTTAACTGTTCTGAAGGCCATGCAG CTGGCCCAGAATGGCGATGTGGACTGGAAAGATGCCAAATTGCTTCTGCAGGCCAGTGAGAAATCCCGGAAAATTATAGAGTCCTATTTTACCCCTGGGAAGAAGCTCCATTTCTCATTCACACACCTTGTATGCCGCACAGCTGTGGAGG GGGAACAGGAAGGCCGCATGGATCTCAGTCACCCAGTCCATGCTGACAACTGTCTCTTGGATCCTGAAGGGAGCGAGTGCTGGAGAGAACCACCTGCCTACGTGTACAGGGACTACAG TGGCATTCTCTATCTCAATGATGACTTCCAAGGTGGAGGCCTTTTCTTCACTGAACTGGACACTGTGACTGTCACA GCCAAGGTGTATCCTAAGTGTGGGAGGCTGGTAGCCTTCAGCTCTGGCAAGGAGAACCCACATGGCGTGTGGGCCGTGAGCCATGGGAGGCGCTGTGCCGTGGCTCTCTGGTATACGCACTCCCAGGAGCACGCAGAGCAG GAGAGggtgaaggcagaggagctgatgGAGCAGAGGGCTGTGGAACAAGGCAAGCCAGACAGACAACTACATCAGGGAGCCGATCGCAGCAGCAGGTCCTCATCAGAGTCCTCCATGCCCAGTGACAGAGCCAGGCCCACAAGCCGGAGGCACAAACCTGGCTCCAATGGGGCACAGCGCCCCAAGGAGCTGCGACCCAAGGACGAGTTCTGA